A single genomic interval of bacterium harbors:
- a CDS encoding tetratricopeptide repeat protein, with product MGLNGIYPVNLYPYNIQFSKKTPVKKVSPEAEGKQTPSDNAEFSDNKQSSGYKQTIDYSVGKVNISQIVNDFKNTLTAIGASKDVNEEVETYLKLVELQSAKENPSQKIIKSNLTNAAALLDGYITETLNKPSEVVKNWIDAILLQKVDYKSDKPVTTDNNFINNIEKPSQILTTPVSQQIDSSAPVKNDNITKANRPEDTKLEELYKKTEQIVDSGNFEEALSVYEKLIPLSQKFNNTEVETKLYMDKAYIHDESGDYIKALESYNKAANIAFNTGNQEIQSKAHYNMASIYDDFGKLDAALSHYYESISLDGQVDNLKGQSITLNDVGNVYVSKYEYKEALGYFKVGFSLTKEIGDSKGQACILSNTAGVFRDLGYDDKAIKYYKDSIKIDTKIGNVEGYAKSFEQAGDIMLRNDYKEKAQNLYRKSLFAAQKVGDHSWSAKILDKLQLNSFSY from the coding sequence ATATCCGGTAAATTTATACCCGTATAACATTCAGTTTAGTAAAAAAACGCCTGTCAAAAAGGTGTCACCCGAAGCTGAAGGAAAACAGACCCCCTCTGATAATGCTGAGTTTAGCGACAACAAGCAATCTTCCGGATACAAGCAAACTATTGATTATTCTGTCGGCAAAGTTAATATCAGCCAGATTGTTAATGATTTTAAAAACACCCTCACGGCTATCGGGGCGTCAAAAGACGTCAATGAGGAGGTTGAAACCTATCTAAAGCTGGTAGAACTTCAATCTGCTAAAGAAAATCCTTCCCAAAAGATTATTAAATCAAATTTGACCAATGCAGCAGCGCTTCTTGACGGATACATCACAGAAACTCTTAATAAACCATCTGAAGTTGTAAAAAACTGGATAGATGCGATTTTACTGCAAAAAGTTGACTATAAATCAGACAAACCCGTAACTACAGACAATAATTTTATAAATAATATTGAAAAACCCTCTCAAATTTTAACTACACCTGTATCACAGCAGATAGATTCTTCCGCACCGGTAAAAAATGACAATATAACCAAAGCAAACAGACCTGAAGACACCAAATTAGAAGAACTTTACAAAAAAACAGAACAGATTGTCGATTCCGGAAATTTTGAAGAAGCACTCTCTGTCTATGAAAAACTAATTCCTCTCTCTCAAAAGTTCAATAACACAGAAGTTGAAACAAAGTTGTATATGGATAAAGCCTATATTCACGATGAAAGCGGCGATTATATAAAAGCATTGGAAAGTTATAATAAAGCTGCAAATATTGCTTTTAATACAGGAAATCAAGAGATTCAGTCAAAGGCGCATTACAATATGGCATCAATCTATGATGATTTCGGAAAGCTTGACGCGGCACTCTCGCACTATTACGAGTCGATTTCCCTTGACGGGCAGGTTGATAACCTAAAAGGGCAAAGTATCACGTTAAATGACGTAGGAAACGTCTATGTAAGCAAATATGAGTATAAAGAAGCTCTCGGCTATTTCAAAGTAGGATTTTCTCTCACAAAAGAAATCGGCGACAGCAAAGGGCAAGCTTGCATTTTGAGCAACACAGCAGGCGTTTTCAGGGATTTAGGCTATGATGACAAAGCTATTAAGTACTATAAAGATTCTATCAAGATTGACACAAAGATAGGCAACGTTGAAGGCTATGCCAAAAGCTTTGAACAAGCTGGCGACATAATGCTTAGAAATGATTATAAGGAAAAAGCCCAGAATTTGTACAGAAAATCACTTTTTGCCGCTCAAAAAGTAGGTGATCACAGTTGGTCAGCAAAAATTCTCGACAAACTTCAACTAAATTCCTTTTCTTACTAA